The genomic region CATCCAGTCCTGCGGACAATGTTCCGACAGGGGCATCTATGGAGCCCGAGCTATTACATTGGGACGGTGGGGCATGTGTCTGCGGAAGCGATAGCGAGGTATATCAGGGATCAGAAGTTGCGGAGGGTCGGGCGACCTGATTCCTCCCCCGAATGAATTGGAGGGTCTCCGCAGGATGGATTCTATGAAGGGGGAAGTTTATTATGGTGCAGACGAATGGTTGATGGATCAGGAGGTAGTGGGCCGAATAAGTAGCCTGCTGTCTCCTGGGTCTACGATGAAGTGAGGAGCGTAGGGGGCAATGTTCCAGGCAGTCGATCCAGATACGGTGAAGCGTAAGTTGAGATTCGACTACATGAAGGCCAGGAGCGAGGCGAACTTCAAGTCCCTCGACATGTTCACGACTCTCTTGGCACATTTCGAGAAGCCCCAAATGTCGCTCCACGATATCATCCAAGAGGCCACCCAGATCATCCAGAAGCAGTTCAGGCTTCGCTGGGTGATGATAGGCCTGAAGTCCAAGGCCGATGCAAGGTATCGGTACGAGGTACACACGGGCATGCGCGATGAGGCCTGGAAACGGCAGAACTCGAAGGTGTACAAATACGAGGACTTCAACATGACCAACAACTACGTTGCCGGGGAGATCAGCAAGCTCACCAGGGTGTATCTGGAAGAGGACAACCCCCTGCCGAAAGAGGACGAGATAGTTGTGAACCGCCCTGCTCTGCTCAAGCTGAGGCGAAGACTCGCAGAGGACACATTGGAGGCCGACTTCATCGACACACTGATCGTCGGTCCCGACAACGACCTTCTAGGATGGATCGAATACCCAGGCACCGTCACCGGCAAATTCCCAGACCCCCTGATGATCAGGTACATCGAAGTCGCCGCGTCCATAATCGCAGCGGCAATCCATTCAGGTGCCCGGTGAACCGGACCCCGTACAGCACGAACTTTTTTACCCACGTCCCCCGATGAGGTCCATCAGTAAAAGGACGATTTCAGGAGGAGCGCGGGAATGACTTACTTCATCACAGGTGGCGCAGGATTCATAGGCAGCGCGGTCGTCGACAGGCTTGCGAAGAGGAACGGGGTCACGGTCTACGACAACCTCAGCACTGGAAGAGAGGAGTTCATCTCTGAGCACTTCGGAGAGGAGTTCTTCAGGTTCGTCAAAGGAGATCTTCTCGACGTGGGCAAGCTCGCAAAGGAGATGAGAGGACACGACAGCGTATGGCATCTTGCGGCGAACCCCGACATAAGAAAGGGGACTGAGTCCACCATGGTAGATCTCGAGCAGAACACGGTGGCGACCTACAACGTGCTCGAATGCGCCCGTAGGAACGACATCAGATCATTCGTGTTCTCATCCACATCCACGATATATGGCAGGGCGAATGTGATCCCCACGCCGGAGGACTACGGGCCTTGCCTGCCGATCTCGTTGTACGGTGCTTCGAAGCTGGCTTGCGAAGGGCTCGTGTCCGCCTATGCGGAGCTGTACGGCATCAGATCCTGGATCTTCAGGTTCGCGAACATCGTCGGCCACAGGAGCACGCACGGCATCCTGTTCGACCTCGTCCAGAAACTCAACAAGAGCCCAAGGACGCTCGAAGTGCTCGGCGACGGTAGACAAAGAAAATCATACCTGCTGGTCGAAGAGTGTGTGGACGGAATGATCTACGGCTTCAAGCATGCGAAGGACAGACTGAATTACTTTAACCTCTGCGCTAGCGACCAGATAGCAGTCAAGAGGATCGTCGACGTGCTGATTGAGGAGTCTCGGCTCAGGAATGTCAAGATCAGGTACACGGGCGGCGAGAGCGGGTGGAAGGGCGATGTCCCGAGGTTCCTCCTGTCGAACAAGAAGATGGCAAAGCTAGGTTGGAAACCGAAGCATACGAGCGAGGAAGTCATCCGGGAAGCGGCGCGGATCGTGGTCAAGGAGCGGCTCAAGAAAGTCCCGAGCAGCTGGCTGTCCGTCCAGGAGCAGTAGCGGGGAGCCGCTTCCAGATATGTCAGGATATGCCGTATAGGCGCTCAAAGCTTGGGCTCTTTGCCATTGCTGAAGCTCTTGACAGTGAACCCCTTGCCTTCCCCGAGAGCGCGTTTGTCCGTCAGGAACATCGCCATCAGCGCGGCGAAGGCCATCACGATGGCGCTCAGCAGAAACACATAGTGATATGCAGTCTCGTTGGATACAAATCCTAGCAGCTCGTGCGTCACTGGATTGTATACGGGGTCCTTGTAAGCGGATAGGATGACAGTCGCAACGGCTGGACCGACGACCCCTCCGCTCGTCCGGATTACCATGTTCATGGCACTCGAGATGGCCGTCTCTCGCTGGGGAGTCGAGATGATTATCATGTTGATGCTCCCGACCATTGCGAATGACATGCCGCCGCCCATGATGGTGAGACCGACGACAAGGTCTGTCTGGGTTTCGTGGAAGAAATAGAGGTACATGAAACCGATTATCGGGATCAGCATGCCTGCGACCATGGGCCACTTCGGCCCACGCCTCTTCACTAGGAGGCCAACAGTGGGGCCGAGTATCAGCGATAGGATCGATACGGGCAGCATCAGAATACCTGTGTGCAGCGGGTCTAGATTGAACTTGAACTGGGCCATCAATGCGATCACAGACTGCGCGCCGAACAGACCGAATCCGATGAAGAAAGCGACCGTGTTCGTAAGCGCGATGTCCCTGACCTTCATCAGCGAAGGTCTAACGAGCGGGTAGATGGTATCGGTCTGGCGGACCACGAATCCTATCAAAGCTACGACAGAGATCGCGAACAACGACAGTATCACGGGATCTGTCCAGCCTCTTTCGTTCCCCTCCGTGACGGCTACGAGAAAGGACATGAGCACAAGGGCAAGGAAGGACGCCCCCACGTAGTCCACCTTGGACTCCAACCGGATCGGGGACTCCCGTATCTTGAATGCGACGAACGCAGTCGCGGCGAATGCGAACGGAATGATCGTGTGATAGGTCCACTGCCATCCCCATTTGTCGACGACGAACCCTCCGATGACGAATCCAACGGCGGTCCCGACGCCGAACATTGCGGATATGACTCCCTGAGCGACGGCTATCCTCTCGACCGGGAACTCGTCCCTTATGAGGGAGAACGCAAGAGGGAACATCGACATGCCCAAGCCCTGGAAAGCCCTTGCGGCCAGCAGGACGTAGAACGAGTCTGAGACATCCCTCGAGAAGCCGGTCAAGGTGACCGCGATGCTGTAAATGAGCATGGCGATCGTGAGCATCTTCTTCTTGCCGTATATGTCGCCCAGCTTGCCGAAGACGGGGATCGCGACGGCCCCCACGACCAGGTAGATCGTGATAATCCATGAGGCGAGGGGGAGGTCGCTCGGATACTGCAGACCGTAGGAGGCCATTACCGTCTCTAGCGACGGAAATGCCATCGCCTCGACGTACATGACCATGATCGCTATCGATGCCAGGACCAGCAG from Candidatus Thermoplasmatota archaeon harbors:
- a CDS encoding transposase, translated to HPVLRTMFRQGHLWSPSYYIGTVGHVSAEAIARYIRDQKLRRVGRPDSSPE
- a CDS encoding NAD-dependent epimerase/dehydratase family protein — translated: MTYFITGGAGFIGSAVVDRLAKRNGVTVYDNLSTGREEFISEHFGEEFFRFVKGDLLDVGKLAKEMRGHDSVWHLAANPDIRKGTESTMVDLEQNTVATYNVLECARRNDIRSFVFSSTSTIYGRANVIPTPEDYGPCLPISLYGASKLACEGLVSAYAELYGIRSWIFRFANIVGHRSTHGILFDLVQKLNKSPRTLEVLGDGRQRKSYLLVEECVDGMIYGFKHAKDRLNYFNLCASDQIAVKRIVDVLIEESRLRNVKIRYTGGESGWKGDVPRFLLSNKKMAKLGWKPKHTSEEVIREAARIVVKERLKKVPSSWLSVQEQ
- a CDS encoding MFS transporter yields the protein MCDCLAPTPIRPSSESGEDLIRNETGKKGRYPTIVLLVLASIAIMVMYVEAMAFPSLETVMASYGLQYPSDLPLASWIITIYLVVGAVAIPVFGKLGDIYGKKKMLTIAMLIYSIAVTLTGFSRDVSDSFYVLLAARAFQGLGMSMFPLAFSLIRDEFPVERIAVAQGVISAMFGVGTAVGFVIGGFVVDKWGWQWTYHTIIPFAFAATAFVAFKIRESPIRLESKVDYVGASFLALVLMSFLVAVTEGNERGWTDPVILSLFAISVVALIGFVVRQTDTIYPLVRPSLMKVRDIALTNTVAFFIGFGLFGAQSVIALMAQFKFNLDPLHTGILMLPVSILSLILGPTVGLLVKRRGPKWPMVAGMLIPIIGFMYLYFFHETQTDLVVGLTIMGGGMSFAMVGSINMIIISTPQRETAISSAMNMVIRTSGGVVGPAVATVILSAYKDPVYNPVTHELLGFVSNETAYHYVFLLSAIVMAFAALMAMFLTDKRALGEGKGFTVKSFSNGKEPKL